In Nymphaea colorata isolate Beijing-Zhang1983 chromosome 13, ASM883128v2, whole genome shotgun sequence, one DNA window encodes the following:
- the LOC116267025 gene encoding mitochondrial-processing peptidase subunit alpha-like isoform X2, giving the protein MLRVARRFRPLKITENGLAPVRCTSAQVHKAQDILFNQSLRGSHTNSHGKSLVHPPLFHHLPGLKLPPCLSDYVEPCPTKITTLPNGLKIASENILGPAACIGLFVDCGSIYESEWSHGVTHLLERMAFKSTRNRSHLCIVREMEAVGGNVSASASREQMGYSYDVLKSYLPQAIGLLIDCVRNPLFLENEVKEQLTKVKREIGEISDNPQNFLLEALHPVGYSGALANSLMASESAIDRLDGSIIRKFVDENYTAERMVLAASGVDHEELLTIAEPLLCDVRSGAPLEEPRSIYVGGDIRYPADSQKTHVALAFEVPGGWREENDATAVAVLQTLMGGGGSFSAGGPGKGMHSRLYLRVLNKYLQIDAFSSFSSIYNQTGMFGIHITTGSDFVADAVEIATEELLAVAIPGEVTEAELYRAKNATRSAVLMNLESRMIICEDIGRQILTYGNWKPVEHFLKAIDELTLDGLTMIAKKIVASPLTMASWGDVGRVPSYDSVCQQFH; this is encoded by the exons ATCACTGAAAATGGATTGGCTCCTGTCAGATGCACATCTGCGCAGGTTCACAAGGCACAGGACATTTTGTTTAACCAATCACTACGGGGATCTCATACCAATTCCCATGGAAAATCATTAGTGCACCCTCctctttttcatcatcttccAGGCCTTAAACTTCCTCCTTGTCTGTCTGATTATGTGGAACCTTGCCCTACAAAGATCACTACACTTCCAAATGGTTTGAAGATTGCATCTGAGAACATCTTG GGGCCCGCAGCCTGCATAGGTCTTTTTGTTGACTGTGGTTCCATATATGAGTCAGAATGGTCCCATGGTGTGACACATCTTTTAGAAAGAATGGCATTCAAAAGCACGAGGAACCGAAGTCATTTATGTATTGTACGTGAGATGGAGGCTGTTGGAGGGAATGTTTCTGCTTCTGCCTCAAGGGAGCAGATGGGTTACTCATATGATGTTTTGAAATCCTATCTACCTCAGGCCATTGGATTGCTTATCGATTGTGTTAGAAATCCCTTGTTTCTTGAAAACGAAGTCAAGGAGCAG TTAACTAAGGTAAAAAGAGAAATTGGAGAAATTTCAGACAATCCACAAAATTTCCTTTTGGAAGCTCTTCATCCTGTTGGTTATTCTGGTGCATTGGCGAATTCGCTGATGGCATCTGAATCTGCTATAGACAGATTGGATGGTTCTATCATAAGAAAATTTGTTGAT GAAAATTACACTGCTGAAAGGATGGTCTTAGCAGCATCTGGGGTGGATCATGAAGAACTATTGACTATTGCAGAACCACTGCTGTGTGATGTAAGAAGTGGTGCTCCCTTGGAGGAGCCAAGGTCCATCTATGTTGGTGGTGATATTAGGTACCCAGCAGACTCGCAG AAGACTCATGTGGCATTAGCTTTCGAAGTACCTGGAGGTTGGCGTGAAGAGAATGATGCAACAGCAGTGGCTGTTTTGCAG ACCCTCATGGGAGGCGGCGGTTCATTTTCTGCTGGTGGCCCAGGGAAGGGGATGCATTCTCGCTTAT ATTTACGTGTCTTAAATAAATACCTGCAGATCGATGCCTTCTCTTCTTTCAGTAGTATATATAATCAGACTGGGATGTTCGGAATCCATATAACTACG GGATCAGATTTTGTGGCAGATGCAGTTGAAATTGCAACAGAAGAATTACTGGCTGTTGCTATCCCTGGAGAAG TTACTGAGGCGGAATTGTATCGAGCCAAGAATGCTACCAGATCAGCTGTTTTGATGAACCTAGAATCAAGA atGATCATTTGTGAAGATATTGGCAGACAAATTTTGACATATGGAAACTG GAAGCCGGTTGAGCATTTTCTGAAGGCTATAGATGAATTGACTCTTGATGGCCTTACAATGATTGCTAAGAAGATCGTTGCTTCTCCACTTACAATGGCTTCATGGGGGGATG
- the LOC116267025 gene encoding mitochondrial-processing peptidase subunit alpha-like isoform X3, with product MLRVARRFRPLKITENGLAPVRCTSAQVHKAQDILFNQSLRGSHTNSHGKSLVHPPLFHHLPGLKLPPCLSDYVEPCPTKITTLPNGLKIASENILQGPAACIGLFVDCGSIYESEWSHGVTHLLERMAFKSTRNRSHLCIVREMEAVGGNVSASASREQMGYSYDVLKSYLPQAIGLLIDCVRNPLFLENEVKEQLTKVKREIGEISDNPQNFLLEALHPVGYSGALANSLMASESAIDRLDGSIIRKFVDENYTAERMVLAASGVDHEELLTIAEPLLCDVRSGAPLEEPRSIYVGGDIRYPADSQTHVALAFEVPGGWREENDATAVAVLQTLMGGGGSFSAGGPGKGMHSRLYLRVLNKYLQIDAFSSFSSIYNQTGMFGIHITTGSDFVADAVEIATEELLAVAIPGEVTEAELYRAKNATRSAVLMNLESRMIICEDIGRQILTYGNWKPVEHFLKAIDELTLDGLTMIAKKIVASPLTMASWGDVGRVPSYDSVCQQFH from the exons ATCACTGAAAATGGATTGGCTCCTGTCAGATGCACATCTGCGCAGGTTCACAAGGCACAGGACATTTTGTTTAACCAATCACTACGGGGATCTCATACCAATTCCCATGGAAAATCATTAGTGCACCCTCctctttttcatcatcttccAGGCCTTAAACTTCCTCCTTGTCTGTCTGATTATGTGGAACCTTGCCCTACAAAGATCACTACACTTCCAAATGGTTTGAAGATTGCATCTGAGAACATCTTG CAGGGGCCCGCAGCCTGCATAGGTCTTTTTGTTGACTGTGGTTCCATATATGAGTCAGAATGGTCCCATGGTGTGACACATCTTTTAGAAAGAATGGCATTCAAAAGCACGAGGAACCGAAGTCATTTATGTATTGTACGTGAGATGGAGGCTGTTGGAGGGAATGTTTCTGCTTCTGCCTCAAGGGAGCAGATGGGTTACTCATATGATGTTTTGAAATCCTATCTACCTCAGGCCATTGGATTGCTTATCGATTGTGTTAGAAATCCCTTGTTTCTTGAAAACGAAGTCAAGGAGCAG TTAACTAAGGTAAAAAGAGAAATTGGAGAAATTTCAGACAATCCACAAAATTTCCTTTTGGAAGCTCTTCATCCTGTTGGTTATTCTGGTGCATTGGCGAATTCGCTGATGGCATCTGAATCTGCTATAGACAGATTGGATGGTTCTATCATAAGAAAATTTGTTGAT GAAAATTACACTGCTGAAAGGATGGTCTTAGCAGCATCTGGGGTGGATCATGAAGAACTATTGACTATTGCAGAACCACTGCTGTGTGATGTAAGAAGTGGTGCTCCCTTGGAGGAGCCAAGGTCCATCTATGTTGGTGGTGATATTAGGTACCCAGCAGACTCGCAG ACTCATGTGGCATTAGCTTTCGAAGTACCTGGAGGTTGGCGTGAAGAGAATGATGCAACAGCAGTGGCTGTTTTGCAG ACCCTCATGGGAGGCGGCGGTTCATTTTCTGCTGGTGGCCCAGGGAAGGGGATGCATTCTCGCTTAT ATTTACGTGTCTTAAATAAATACCTGCAGATCGATGCCTTCTCTTCTTTCAGTAGTATATATAATCAGACTGGGATGTTCGGAATCCATATAACTACG GGATCAGATTTTGTGGCAGATGCAGTTGAAATTGCAACAGAAGAATTACTGGCTGTTGCTATCCCTGGAGAAG TTACTGAGGCGGAATTGTATCGAGCCAAGAATGCTACCAGATCAGCTGTTTTGATGAACCTAGAATCAAGA atGATCATTTGTGAAGATATTGGCAGACAAATTTTGACATATGGAAACTG GAAGCCGGTTGAGCATTTTCTGAAGGCTATAGATGAATTGACTCTTGATGGCCTTACAATGATTGCTAAGAAGATCGTTGCTTCTCCACTTACAATGGCTTCATGGGGGGATG
- the LOC116267025 gene encoding mitochondrial-processing peptidase subunit alpha-like isoform X4: MLRVARRFRPLKITENGLAPVRCTSAQVHKAQDILFNQSLRGSHTNSHGKSLVHPPLFHHLPGLKLPPCLSDYVEPCPTKITTLPNGLKIASENILQGPAACIGLFVDCGSIYESEWSHGVTHLLERMAFKSTRNRSHLCIVREMEAVGGNVSASASREQMGYSYDVLKSYLPQAIGLLIDCVRNPLFLENEVKEQLTKVKREIGEISDNPQNFLLEALHPVGYSGALANSLMASESAIDRLDGSIIRKFVDENYTAERMVLAASGVDHEELLTIAEPLLCDVRSGAPLEEPRSIYVGGDIRYPADSQKTHVALAFEVPGGWREENDATAVAVLQTLMGGGGSFSAGGPGKGMHSRLYLRVLNKYLQIDAFSSFSSIYNQTGMFGIHITTVHTCLGQERVGLVTCI, encoded by the exons ATCACTGAAAATGGATTGGCTCCTGTCAGATGCACATCTGCGCAGGTTCACAAGGCACAGGACATTTTGTTTAACCAATCACTACGGGGATCTCATACCAATTCCCATGGAAAATCATTAGTGCACCCTCctctttttcatcatcttccAGGCCTTAAACTTCCTCCTTGTCTGTCTGATTATGTGGAACCTTGCCCTACAAAGATCACTACACTTCCAAATGGTTTGAAGATTGCATCTGAGAACATCTTG CAGGGGCCCGCAGCCTGCATAGGTCTTTTTGTTGACTGTGGTTCCATATATGAGTCAGAATGGTCCCATGGTGTGACACATCTTTTAGAAAGAATGGCATTCAAAAGCACGAGGAACCGAAGTCATTTATGTATTGTACGTGAGATGGAGGCTGTTGGAGGGAATGTTTCTGCTTCTGCCTCAAGGGAGCAGATGGGTTACTCATATGATGTTTTGAAATCCTATCTACCTCAGGCCATTGGATTGCTTATCGATTGTGTTAGAAATCCCTTGTTTCTTGAAAACGAAGTCAAGGAGCAG TTAACTAAGGTAAAAAGAGAAATTGGAGAAATTTCAGACAATCCACAAAATTTCCTTTTGGAAGCTCTTCATCCTGTTGGTTATTCTGGTGCATTGGCGAATTCGCTGATGGCATCTGAATCTGCTATAGACAGATTGGATGGTTCTATCATAAGAAAATTTGTTGAT GAAAATTACACTGCTGAAAGGATGGTCTTAGCAGCATCTGGGGTGGATCATGAAGAACTATTGACTATTGCAGAACCACTGCTGTGTGATGTAAGAAGTGGTGCTCCCTTGGAGGAGCCAAGGTCCATCTATGTTGGTGGTGATATTAGGTACCCAGCAGACTCGCAG AAGACTCATGTGGCATTAGCTTTCGAAGTACCTGGAGGTTGGCGTGAAGAGAATGATGCAACAGCAGTGGCTGTTTTGCAG ACCCTCATGGGAGGCGGCGGTTCATTTTCTGCTGGTGGCCCAGGGAAGGGGATGCATTCTCGCTTAT ATTTACGTGTCTTAAATAAATACCTGCAGATCGATGCCTTCTCTTCTTTCAGTAGTATATATAATCAGACTGGGATGTTCGGAATCCATATAACTACG GTGCACACCTGCCTTGGACAGGAAAGGGTGGGCTTAGTCACCTGTATCTGA
- the LOC116267025 gene encoding mitochondrial-processing peptidase subunit alpha-like isoform X1 translates to MLRVARRFRPLKITENGLAPVRCTSAQVHKAQDILFNQSLRGSHTNSHGKSLVHPPLFHHLPGLKLPPCLSDYVEPCPTKITTLPNGLKIASENILQGPAACIGLFVDCGSIYESEWSHGVTHLLERMAFKSTRNRSHLCIVREMEAVGGNVSASASREQMGYSYDVLKSYLPQAIGLLIDCVRNPLFLENEVKEQLTKVKREIGEISDNPQNFLLEALHPVGYSGALANSLMASESAIDRLDGSIIRKFVDENYTAERMVLAASGVDHEELLTIAEPLLCDVRSGAPLEEPRSIYVGGDIRYPADSQKTHVALAFEVPGGWREENDATAVAVLQTLMGGGGSFSAGGPGKGMHSRLYLRVLNKYLQIDAFSSFSSIYNQTGMFGIHITTGSDFVADAVEIATEELLAVAIPGEVTEAELYRAKNATRSAVLMNLESRMIICEDIGRQILTYGNWKPVEHFLKAIDELTLDGLTMIAKKIVASPLTMASWGDVGRVPSYDSVCQQFH, encoded by the exons ATCACTGAAAATGGATTGGCTCCTGTCAGATGCACATCTGCGCAGGTTCACAAGGCACAGGACATTTTGTTTAACCAATCACTACGGGGATCTCATACCAATTCCCATGGAAAATCATTAGTGCACCCTCctctttttcatcatcttccAGGCCTTAAACTTCCTCCTTGTCTGTCTGATTATGTGGAACCTTGCCCTACAAAGATCACTACACTTCCAAATGGTTTGAAGATTGCATCTGAGAACATCTTG CAGGGGCCCGCAGCCTGCATAGGTCTTTTTGTTGACTGTGGTTCCATATATGAGTCAGAATGGTCCCATGGTGTGACACATCTTTTAGAAAGAATGGCATTCAAAAGCACGAGGAACCGAAGTCATTTATGTATTGTACGTGAGATGGAGGCTGTTGGAGGGAATGTTTCTGCTTCTGCCTCAAGGGAGCAGATGGGTTACTCATATGATGTTTTGAAATCCTATCTACCTCAGGCCATTGGATTGCTTATCGATTGTGTTAGAAATCCCTTGTTTCTTGAAAACGAAGTCAAGGAGCAG TTAACTAAGGTAAAAAGAGAAATTGGAGAAATTTCAGACAATCCACAAAATTTCCTTTTGGAAGCTCTTCATCCTGTTGGTTATTCTGGTGCATTGGCGAATTCGCTGATGGCATCTGAATCTGCTATAGACAGATTGGATGGTTCTATCATAAGAAAATTTGTTGAT GAAAATTACACTGCTGAAAGGATGGTCTTAGCAGCATCTGGGGTGGATCATGAAGAACTATTGACTATTGCAGAACCACTGCTGTGTGATGTAAGAAGTGGTGCTCCCTTGGAGGAGCCAAGGTCCATCTATGTTGGTGGTGATATTAGGTACCCAGCAGACTCGCAG AAGACTCATGTGGCATTAGCTTTCGAAGTACCTGGAGGTTGGCGTGAAGAGAATGATGCAACAGCAGTGGCTGTTTTGCAG ACCCTCATGGGAGGCGGCGGTTCATTTTCTGCTGGTGGCCCAGGGAAGGGGATGCATTCTCGCTTAT ATTTACGTGTCTTAAATAAATACCTGCAGATCGATGCCTTCTCTTCTTTCAGTAGTATATATAATCAGACTGGGATGTTCGGAATCCATATAACTACG GGATCAGATTTTGTGGCAGATGCAGTTGAAATTGCAACAGAAGAATTACTGGCTGTTGCTATCCCTGGAGAAG TTACTGAGGCGGAATTGTATCGAGCCAAGAATGCTACCAGATCAGCTGTTTTGATGAACCTAGAATCAAGA atGATCATTTGTGAAGATATTGGCAGACAAATTTTGACATATGGAAACTG GAAGCCGGTTGAGCATTTTCTGAAGGCTATAGATGAATTGACTCTTGATGGCCTTACAATGATTGCTAAGAAGATCGTTGCTTCTCCACTTACAATGGCTTCATGGGGGGATG